In Luteibaculum oceani, the DNA window GGCGTTCAAGACAATGGATTGTTAACTTCCTTTACAGCTACTTCTGATATTAGATTCAACTCATTATCAATTAGTTATTCGGATGCTCCTGGATGTGCTAACAATACTGTAGTTCAAAAGACGCTTAAGGTTAAACAAGCGCCTGTGGTGGCATTTAAATCTGCCGATGCTCAAATTTGTAACGGTCAGGCCTATGATATTTTGGTACGCTTTACCAACGTGAATAAGTATCCTGTAACATTTACTTATAACGATGGTACCAAGGATTCTACTCTAGTATTCGCGAATCCAAATAACCTACAGGACACCATTATTACTGTAGCTCCAACCACAACAACCACTTATACTTTAGTTTCAGTTACTGATGGTAACTTACCTTCTTGTTCAGGATCTGTTGCTATAGGTGAGGAAGATGTAACCGTAACGGTAGGATCTCCATTAATTCTTAACGAATTTAGACTGGTTGATGATACGATTTGCGACGGGCAGTCGGTAAATTATATTGTTGATGTGAACGGAGATCTTCCTATGACTGCATTCTTCAGCGGTTCTGAAGGCCCCTTCTCTAAAACACTAAACTCAACAGGAGCTAATGTATTTACTATTACCCCTAATGGAGATTTAAGCCTAAGACTAGACAGAATTGTAGATAACTTTAACTGTGAAAAGGTGTATAACCAAACAGAGGAAACTCAGGTTATACAAAACCCAACACTTAGCTATGTTCCTAATAAAACCCAGTTATGCTTAGGAGACAGTATCAGACTAAGGGTAAATGTTAGCGCAGAGGATACGGTTTTGGCAAACTTTAGAGACCCTAATTTCGCAGCTGGTGGTATAGATACAACCTTCGAATTGGTTCCAGGACTTCAGTTTGTGTATTTAAAACCAACCCAAGCTGGAGAGCCTGTTGTGGTTACCGTAGAAACAGTTCAGTACAAAAATCCAAGAGGTGGATGTATTAGTGAGGATGTTCAGGTAACTCCATTTAATGTGTATCCAACACCAACGGCAAACGTTTTTGTTAATGGTAACCAAAAGGATACTACGATTTGTCAGGGGAAAAACATTCCACTTAATTTCGTAGCGACAGGTTCTGGAACTAAAACAGTTTTCTATGAGAATTCTAATGGAAAACAAGGATTTGTAACCATTCCAGCTGGATCTACTCAGAAGACGATAAATGTAAATACTGGAGCAAATACTGGAGTGATTAAGTACTATATTACTCAAGTACAGAGCGATAACGGAACACAATGTAGTGCGGCAGGTATGGATACGGTTACTGTAACCGTATCTCCAACACCAACAGTGGAAATTACTACAACCAACAACCCGCGTTGTTTAAATGGTCCTTCATCTAAGATTACATTCAATTTTACTGGTAACGGACCCTTTGTATTCGATTACACTGATGGAACGAACACTTTCACTAGAACAGCCAGTGTAGATAGCGATAATGACGGTAGATTAGATGTTGTTGTAACCGTAGCGCCAGGAACTACTACAACTTACTGTGTTACGCGTATTGCAGATGCAACTAATCCAATGGCATGTGTTAATACCGGAGCAAACTGTAAGACTATTTCTGTGAAACAACAGCCAGAAGCTGAATTGTTTAATGGAAACGATGAACTATGCTTGGGTGAAACAGTAACACTTAACTTCTTCCTAAGAGGTAAAGCACCATTAGATGTAAGATTTAGATATAATGGTACGGGTGGTGCTTTCAATGTAAGCGGTGATACGCTTGTTGAAAATCTTAAAACTGGTTTAAATACGCTAACCTGGCAACTGCCTTTTGCTAGAGATTACATTATTGTAATTGATAGTATTGCAGATAGCAATGTACCTACTTGTACTTCTGGTGCAACGCTTGGATTTGCAGAGGTTACGGTTAATCCAATTCCAACTATAACAGACTTTGTAAGAACAAACACCGGAAAAGGAATTTGTAAAGGAGAGTCTATAAACATTAACATTACTCCAGGTAATTTTAGTGGTGGATATCCATATCAAGTTACCTTATTAGCGAATGGAAATACCATTGTAGACACCATTACTCAGGCTAATAGCTTTATTACGCTTACGCCTTCGGTAACAACAGATTATCGTTTTGTTGGAATTAAGAGTATCCCTACAGGTTGTGATAGTATCTATCCAGCAAACAATCCGTTTGTTGAAAATGTAGAGGTTTACGAAAACCCAACGATTACATATCAAGTTAATCCTTCTAACGTTTGTGTTGGAGATAATTACAACTTGGATGTATCCCTTACAGGAACACCAAACATATTCTTCGACATTTTTGTTAATGGAAGTTTCTTAAGAACCGAAGCGGTTTCTGTTGCCGACGAAACGGCACCAGGTTCAGAGGTTTACGCGAGGTCTATAACCTTGTTTAATGCTCCATTACCACTGGCAGGATTTAATAGATCTTTTGTTACGATTAGAAACGTAAGAGATAACTCTCAGGCGGTTAACAACACAATTAATAACTGTACGGTCAACCCTACAGATACAGCCTTCTTTAGAGTTAATCCACAAGCAACTGCTAATTTCGCTGATGCATCTACTACGGTAATTTGCGAAGGTGATGAAGTACAGTACCCGATTAACATTACTGGGTCTGGAGAAGTGTTTGTTGTTATTGATGTGTTCAATGTTAGCAACAATACACTACTTAGAAAGGATACCATTTCCGAACTAGCTTCAGTTGGTATAGTGGGGTACACGGATACGCCTCTAAATACTGTTCGTTACGAGATTAACGAGGTTTACAGTGAAACTGGTGGTGTTAAATGTCCAGGTATTGCTGGTAATAGCAAAACTGTAACGGTTAGAAATACCCCAAGAGTAACGATCTCTGTTGATAGAGAAACTATTTGTGAAAATGAGCAAGTAGAGGTTACATATTCAATATCTGGTCAAGGACCATTTGATTTTGTTAGAACGGTACAAGGTCCTAACGGAACAGATACCAGAGAATTCTTCTCAGTAAATTCTAATGTAATTGAATACCTTACTTTAACTGATACAACAGTAGTTTACGTAGACTCTATTATTCGTAGACAAACTCCTAAGTGTTTCAACTTAGATTCTATTGGTAAGAGAATCAATGTTAATCCTAAAGCTAAAGCAACCTTCTTAGCTGCAGATACTGCATTCTGTGAAGGTGAACAGCCTGGATTTAGATTGAAATTAGAAGGGCAGGGCGCCATCACTGTATTGTACAGAAGAATGCCTACCGGAACTATCCAGACCTATACCAACTTTGCTGGAACCTACTTTATTCCTGTTTCTCAGGGATCTGGAACAACAGCCAGATGGCAGGTTATTTCTATCGACGATCAGTCTAATCCAAAATGTGTTGAAGGCAACGGAAGAGGATTCACTGATATCACGGTATTCAGAAGACCATCTGCTAGAATTAGTGGAGACTTTGAAATCTGTGAAGGTGGAAATGCAGCAATTAACTTGATTCTTAACGGTCAGGCCGATGATAGCCTTATAGTTTACTATTCAGATAAGTTTGATCCTTCTGGAAATGGATTATCTGGACAGTATGAAAACTATGCAGGATCATATGGTGTATTACTAACGGGGGTAGATACTACCTCTTATATCACTATCGATTCTATTCAATACAAGAACTTTGGATGTGTAGTGAGGGCAGACGAATTTGTAGTGGTAGATACCGCTAAGATTGATGTGAGACCTTCACCTGAAGTTAGAATCACTTCGCCATCTATGAACTTATGTAAGTTCGATGATGTTGTGTATGAGTTTAACTTCCCATTCGATGGTCCATATAACCTGTCGTATAGCATTAATGGTGCTCCTTCACAAACAGAAGTAGACGTAGATGACGGATTTAAAGTAACCGTACCGAATGCACCGGATACAACAGAGTTAGTGGTTAAGTCATTGGTTTACAGGGATATTCCACAATGTGTAGCCGAAGATGTAGATTCACTAACTATTTTTGTAAACGATACATTAGAAGTAGAAATAGTTGAAACTTTATGTAATGATATAGCTACTGGATACAGGTTTGTGGTAGACATTACTGGAGGTAAAGATGATTCATACGAGTTTGTAAACTTTAATGGTCAGGTTGTAAGCCTAAAAGGGCCACAGGATACACTTCCTGAACTTCCAAACGGTGTTTACGATTTTGATATCAGAGATGGTAGCGGATGTCCACCAGTTGAGTTTGTGGGTACTCACGAGTGTGATTGTATATCTCAGGCAGGTTCCTTTACCAACACTGTTGATGTTATTCAGGTTTGTGAAGATTTAGTTGCAGATGCAAGATCTCTATTCGATAACACGAATGAATCGCTTGATGCGAATGATACAGCTTTATTTGTTCTTAGAGAAAATAAGGGTAATAGTTCACTAGGAACTGTGTTGGCAGTGAATAACCTGCCAACCTTTACTAAGGCTGGTTTATTAACCAATACGGTTTATTACATCTCAGCTGTTGTTGCAGATGCTGATGCTACCATTGCAAACGGATTTGATCCAACCGATCCTTGTCTATCTGTATCTATTGGTGTACCGATTATGTGGTTAGATCGTTCAACATTAGAAATTGAGTTAATACCAAACGACTCCGGTTTTGTTTGTGAGCAAAATGTGTTGAATTACAGATTTAGATTTACGTCTCCAGGCGGTACTCCAGGAAATTACTCGGTAGTATGGAATGATGGCATAGGGCCAGATAAATCGGCTACGTTTAATGGTGTATTCGAATCGGGAATCTTATCAACCGACGCTCCTGTAACGGTAGATAACGATATAGACATCATTAGCTTTATCGATACCGATAATGCCAATAGCTGTTATACGGTTGTTAACGATAACGAGCCATATAATCTAGCATCTCTTCCAGATGCTGATTTCACAGCGGATGCTCTTGCGGTTTGTGGAGATGAATTGGTGGCAGACTCAGATACAAGAACCTTTACTGCAAATGCAGTTGGAAACTTCCAGTATGAATGGACATTTGAAAATGGAACTCCAGCTACAGGTGATGAACAAATTGAGCAAGCACAGTACAATGTTGCTGGACCAAGTATCACTACATTAAGAGTTACCAACCAATTTGGTTGTAGAGATAGTGTAGATAAAACGGTAGATGTAACGATTGCAGAGAAGCCAATTCTTAATGATGGTTTAATCAAGAGAATTTGCTTGGATACTGTAATGACATTCGAAGCAACCAACCTTAACACGACTCCTGGTCCTGGTCAAAACTCGGATCAAACCAGATGGTTCTTAGACGGTGTATTCCAGCAGCAAGGTGCACAAACAACTTTTGGTCCTGTTGCTATTGATGAAAAGCGTCAGTACACTGTGGTTGTGGAAAACCAATTCAATAACTGTACAGCAAGAGATACATTTGTGTTCAGTGTAATTGGACCAGAAGCTGATGTTGTTCTTGTAAATGATAACATCTGTTCAGATACTGACCTACAGGTTCAATTAAACAACATCGATGATGTTAATCGTGTAACCTGGAATTTTACAAACCAAATTGGTGGATCGATTAACAGAATTAGCAATACTAGTCCGTTTAATGTTTCGGTAACGATTCCAGAGTTATTCCCATCGAATGATCAGGTTGAAGTTACTGCAGTATTAGAATCAGCTGAGGGTTGTACAACGACCAGAACAGCAATTGCTACGGTGTTTGATGTATCGGTAGAATTGGATCACATTATTCCACTTTCTGAAGATCCAAATGCTCCTGCACAATATTGTCTTGGATTGTTAGACTCTGCATTCTTTGCAACTCCTCCGGTTGGATCTGGTCTTACATTCCAATGGAATTTCGGTAGGGGAGATGTAATCCTTAATGGTGGTGCACCTCAAACTGCAGTTATAAGCCAGTCGGGTCAAACTAGTATATCTGTGACTGCAACGGACGAGAACGGATGTGTGGATGTAGATTCGCTTCAAATTAGAATCTTCGATCTTCCTAATCTTGGGTTCGAAACCAATTTAGATCAGGATACGGTTTGTTCTGGTAATGGTCCTATTGTTCTTACTGCAACTGGTATTGATCCAGCAGCACCTGCAGCACTGTTTGCTTGGGATGATATGCCGGATAGTACTACCATTATTACGGATACTTCTAAGGCTAGTGTAACGCTTGCTCCACTTGCGGAAGGGGTGTATACTTACACCTTAACTGCTAGGGATGAAAATTACTGTTATGCTACAGTAACCAAAGAGATTAGCTCATTCAACCTTGTAGATCCTAATACATTCAGTAAATTCAAGGATCTAGATACGTCTTTCGCTATTGGTTACGAATTACCAGTAGACTATGCCCTAGGTAACCCAGCTTATGTGTACGAATGGACACCAACGGATGGGGTTAGTAATCCTGACTTTGGAATTACTGAGATATTAACCCTAGAAGATGAAACATACAGGTTAGCAGTAAGTGACATCTATGGATGTTTCCCTGAAAGAAGAGTGTTTGTTGATATCCTTCTGATGAGAGAATCTAGTATAGATGTACCAGATGCATTTACACCTAACGGTGATGGAATAAATGATGTTATTTATCCAGATGGTTGGGCGCTAGATCAAGTACAAGAGTTTAGGGTGTACAACAGAAATGGAGAGCTAGTGTGGTTTGGTACGGGTACTAAAGAAGAGGCTTCTTGGGATGGAACCTACAAGGGCCAAAACCAACCAGCTGATACCTACTACTACACCGTTACGGTTAAGACCTTACTCGGTACTGAAGAAGTAGGTAGAGGAGAGTTCAGCCTGATTCGATAGGAAACAGTAACAATATCTAATAGTAAAAAGACCGGCTTTAAGTCGGTCTTTTTTTTGGTCTAATATGTAGTTACGGTTGCAGCCTTTTTATGCTGTTGTGTAAATAAATCTGTAGTTGTAATCATTCAAATTGAAAACAACAAATAACTCTATGGGATTTTGTAATCTCTGTTGCGGATCAACAACTATCCTAGGCGCCACACTTTAATAGCTCCGTC includes these proteins:
- a CDS encoding T9SS type B sorting domain-containing protein, which translates into the protein MHKFYHRFLTVLAVLLTGVLYAQNPNVTATYSGGDICSGENAVFTVDVTKNGSSLVTPFTVYYNVNNGPALSKSYTAYGSQNITVTNVTGARTLTVDSIIDNNSNKFLSTESASITAGQVNPTPTKSSFTIDKTNVAEGDNFVFNYTFTGTAPYNVTIEIDNVVKNLIANTNSGSLAFNEAGINDVVGTYQVDYVKIVDDNGCESTGGQEFVGNVTVNPKPEVVAYTRKNGPNGGLVESNTYCEGDDYKVDVEFSGNGSISGTYDVIYYVAGAPTTVVDDATANAMNVGGKLIATIVSPTNTISNDIDSVRIDFSQVVSDLGGGTTVENNNPKDSTDFSVGKPDIYQERILTQTQFNDASDVFITEICEEEVLNIDFITANTQGTVQISYEFNNVPGGVNEAAGDELFNVQNFANYTVAGFNTIEVTSIEDDVCTYSPTTTNTDAVYVNPKPSIALSGDNALCENDVYQLNVQYNGTAPFDFTFRIKDGGAFSYDSTITSTTQPTISIDPNNYDGNGGKLVGGTNYEIIAISLSDNKGCTSGEADLNQSVNFLYKTRPTATASFANPKKVCSDGSIELDFTLTGAAPFTITLDSISNINGAGAQNRGQVSYTVPTNNGSIVLSPTVSTVTEFFYHIREIQDNDACGNTYPVDSVVTDTLTAYPNPSLVSITLQEDSVCEDNLNSLNFTVNANGTGDYTISGTISDDQGGNYTFEFDNNNSGSPFTFDLSAEAVPALVPGRTYTVNFTSLKDTRNTVDTDDDCTVSLSNQFSINVFELPNVSTFDIVESNNIGNPINTICFGDDAKLLFDITAFGNTTLDVNRSSTVNPALNGTVNIQFENLDNGPGAVAYSDQEFLVSPLDSVEYDLVTISSSIGTVTCSRTVAFAAKPLNVNDLPSGDLTFNTSELCNDGVNNTVDVTFTLTGGDDNSGFNLDFVNNGNTVSTSVGNVIGNQVTETLTLTDSSYIYLRNLVGQTAPMCAGKDDSIFINVNQQPDVELLTGDTFICEGETAGFRVALTGVAPIKVTFLSESAPGTGANQVIELLTAEAGNYVNNREVFIPVSNIDAGMDSAFTVLSVEDAVCDNTTPSSDNQRVVIVVNKNPRIVLNSPTLVCFNQSSPLTSLVLGGNNNDFGLSKEIDVDYTISYVNGGVFSSGTFSSIGVNFQNRSTPENFTLTQDTSFVLTAIADATFGCTGATGQVLNVDVTDEITASISGNDTICNGSDAEVLVSLPAGLEYELTFEVNGGTEVRTNVQDQDVLTFSTGGGANTDEIILVSAAYQNGLACLTQINDTLNVFEQAVPEAEVSINQNDIQACVGEDVQVSFDITQGTGTVFVDYENGDASVSGTVQGTAGNTVIETISGLAVGSYAINKVKVYTLSDAGECEGSAVSANTANITVRDLPQVSFIPNKTTACDSEPVVYKGSFNIAAGSGATKFEITYEINGEGDQTAILEPGIGNDEIVVSRVGSYTIEFKSITEVDGNGTNCSNGIGQTFNISVNQRPTLAMSGDTTICEQQPTDINLDFEGTAPFNVDIQNIGVFIANGDTVITVSPSATTTYTLNSLTDASGAGCASSVSSTSVTIAITEKPNVAISFSDNPICEGETVDVELTFTGGTAPEYTVQYRLGNGSATTHPQASVGGNMVISLPAQFQTKDIEILTVTDDSNPSCVFNENQKATLTVRDSLIATLTANRTEICEGEDIQLSLTIQGAVGKQVQYEVQDELSNVIQAGVSPTGATISLPQQTALATDKNYTVTTLEYQDLSPACSNAGESVAINVNPTPTVDLIGGNVFCQGAAVPFTINYTAGDGDIFVKLRSDSTGQVINQQDVQGASVQYTWTPNDTGTIDLGVISVTSVSNTGNICQNTVTLPADISYGIRPNPSGEINANQFTIVNGGETQLVFSGEGYVGPGAGNVIIDYTANGTPVNPSVSLDGAPQYPDTALVTVQPNVTTTYRITQIRQNSGAVNGSCAVSSTDEVTVTVVDNVTAAISGDDNVCLGESVELFFSFANPAPNYDVIIEDVGAGTTGNLDTLFNVSDNTPVAYTPKRSGSLEFTIFKITDDNNNVTDDPNEFAGRATIEVSESKVVTLVGDNIICEGQPGFFTVQLEGSGEFTVPFEITPSGSKRLFTASENDSPSQRSVLASELRLGENIIDFSGTVTNSLNNQCPIEQKGTARIFVKPTPTADFIFNPTEPCEGTNVNVFLDASPDSLFDFTYSQDGVTKSVSGVQDNGLLTSFTATSDIRFNSLSISYSDAPGCANNTVVQKTLKVKQAPVVAFKSADAQICNGQAYDILVRFTNVNKYPVTFTYNDGTKDSTLVFANPNNLQDTIITVAPTTTTTYTLVSVTDGNLPSCSGSVAIGEEDVTVTVGSPLILNEFRLVDDTICDGQSVNYIVDVNGDLPMTAFFSGSEGPFSKTLNSTGANVFTITPNGDLSLRLDRIVDNFNCEKVYNQTEETQVIQNPTLSYVPNKTQLCLGDSIRLRVNVSAEDTVLANFRDPNFAAGGIDTTFELVPGLQFVYLKPTQAGEPVVVTVETVQYKNPRGGCISEDVQVTPFNVYPTPTANVFVNGNQKDTTICQGKNIPLNFVATGSGTKTVFYENSNGKQGFVTIPAGSTQKTINVNTGANTGVIKYYITQVQSDNGTQCSAAGMDTVTVTVSPTPTVEITTTNNPRCLNGPSSKITFNFTGNGPFVFDYTDGTNTFTRTASVDSDNDGRLDVVVTVAPGTTTTYCVTRIADATNPMACVNTGANCKTISVKQQPEAELFNGNDELCLGETVTLNFFLRGKAPLDVRFRYNGTGGAFNVSGDTLVENLKTGLNTLTWQLPFARDYIIVIDSIADSNVPTCTSGATLGFAEVTVNPIPTITDFVRTNTGKGICKGESININITPGNFSGGYPYQVTLLANGNTIVDTITQANSFITLTPSVTTDYRFVGIKSIPTGCDSIYPANNPFVENVEVYENPTITYQVNPSNVCVGDNYNLDVSLTGTPNIFFDIFVNGSFLRTEAVSVADETAPGSEVYARSITLFNAPLPLAGFNRSFVTIRNVRDNSQAVNNTINNCTVNPTDTAFFRVNPQATANFADASTTVICEGDEVQYPINITGSGEVFVVIDVFNVSNNTLLRKDTISELASVGIVGYTDTPLNTVRYEINEVYSETGGVKCPGIAGNSKTVTVRNTPRVTISVDRETICENEQVEVTYSISGQGPFDFVRTVQGPNGTDTREFFSVNSNVIEYLTLTDTTVVYVDSIIRRQTPKCFNLDSIGKRINVNPKAKATFLAADTAFCEGEQPGFRLKLEGQGAITVLYRRMPTGTIQTYTNFAGTYFIPVSQGSGTTARWQVISIDDQSNPKCVEGNGRGFTDITVFRRPSARISGDFEICEGGNAAINLILNGQADDSLIVYYSDKFDPSGNGLSGQYENYAGSYGVLLTGVDTTSYITIDSIQYKNFGCVVRADEFVVVDTAKIDVRPSPEVRITSPSMNLCKFDDVVYEFNFPFDGPYNLSYSINGAPSQTEVDVDDGFKVTVPNAPDTTELVVKSLVYRDIPQCVAEDVDSLTIFVNDTLEVEIVETLCNDIATGYRFVVDITGGKDDSYEFVNFNGQVVSLKGPQDTLPELPNGVYDFDIRDGSGCPPVEFVGTHECDCISQAGSFTNTVDVIQVCEDLVADARSLFDNTNESLDANDTALFVLRENKGNSSLGTVLAVNNLPTFTKAGLLTNTVYYISAVVADADATIANGFDPTDPCLSVSIGVPIMWLDRSTLEIELIPNDSGFVCEQNVLNYRFRFTSPGGTPGNYSVVWNDGIGPDKSATFNGVFESGILSTDAPVTVDNDIDIISFIDTDNANSCYTVVNDNEPYNLASLPDADFTADALAVCGDELVADSDTRTFTANAVGNFQYEWTFENGTPATGDEQIEQAQYNVAGPSITTLRVTNQFGCRDSVDKTVDVTIAEKPILNDGLIKRICLDTVMTFEATNLNTTPGPGQNSDQTRWFLDGVFQQQGAQTTFGPVAIDEKRQYTVVVENQFNNCTARDTFVFSVIGPEADVVLVNDNICSDTDLQVQLNNIDDVNRVTWNFTNQIGGSINRISNTSPFNVSVTIPELFPSNDQVEVTAVLESAEGCTTTRTAIATVFDVSVELDHIIPLSEDPNAPAQYCLGLLDSAFFATPPVGSGLTFQWNFGRGDVILNGGAPQTAVISQSGQTSISVTATDENGCVDVDSLQIRIFDLPNLGFETNLDQDTVCSGNGPIVLTATGIDPAAPAALFAWDDMPDSTTIITDTSKASVTLAPLAEGVYTYTLTARDENYCYATVTKEISSFNLVDPNTFSKFKDLDTSFAIGYELPVDYALGNPAYVYEWTPTDGVSNPDFGITEILTLEDETYRLAVSDIYGCFPERRVFVDILLMRESSIDVPDAFTPNGDGINDVIYPDGWALDQVQEFRVYNRNGELVWFGTGTKEEASWDGTYKGQNQPADTYYYTVTVKTLLGTEEVGRGEFSLIR